The Streptomyces halobius genomic interval GCGACAGCGCCGACGACGACGGCACGGGCACCGGCGGCAGTACCACGCAGCCACTGCTCGATGCACAACGCGCCGACGCCCTCGATGAGCTCCTGGCCCGCCTCGACGACCAGGAACGCCGACTGCTGTCCGCCGCGGTGACCGCCTGGCTGCACGGTCCCGCCAACCAGCGCGACGCCTCCCACCTGGTGGAACACGTCGCCCGGCTCGCCTCCTCCGCCGGCGTGACCACCGTCCACAACACCCCCACCGCGACCGGTCAGGGCTCCATCGCGGCTGTCGAGATCCACGGCGACATCCACATGGGGGGCAGCGGACGCGCCCAGGACGGCGTATGACCCCTTCCGGGGACGGTGGCGGCGTACACAACAACCCCACGACGCACGGCGACCACTCCATCGCCGCCAACGACATCAAGAACGTGATCATCCGGTGGGTGATGCACCCCAGCGCGCGCTGGCTGCCCCTTCTGCTGGCCTGCGCCGCGCTGGTGATCGCCGGGAGCAAGCAACCAGGGGGGCCGGCCGGGCAGTACACCCTGTGGTTCGTACTGGCCGGGCTGTCCCTCGTCACGGCCGCCGCCCGGGTGCTCCTCCGCAGACCGCGCGACATCCGGGTCGTCGGCGCCCTCTCGCTCATCTCCGTACTGGCCACCGTCGGCGGCTGGCTGGCGTTCCAGAACATCCAGGCGCACGGCGAGATCGATGTGACGGGTGAGGTACGGACCGAGGGCAAGCAGCCGCTGGACGACGGCGCGAACGACACCCTGACTCTCCGCCTCGACGCATCCGCCCTGAAGGAACCGCGTAACGCCCTACGGCTGACGCTGGCCATCGACGACCACGACCCCGCCGGCCCCACCTGCCTCGCGGACACCACCGCCACCGTCTCCCTGCTCACCTCCGGCGTCGCGGCCCAGGAGGAGAAGATCCGTCCCGGCGGCACCGTCGACTTCTCCCTGGGCGCGCGGGTGAACACCGTACGTATCCACCTCAAGCTGCACACCGCACGCGGCTGCCGCATGGACGTCCAGGCGACGGCCGCGGTCCTGCACGACAAGTGATCGGGACGAGTGATCAGAGCTAGTGATCACGGCGAGTGATCACGACCAGCGACGCGGCGCAGAGCGACAGAGCGCAATGCGGCACCGCGTCCGGACACCATGAACGGGGACCCTTATGACACCAACGGCGACTGAGGCAGCAGCGACGAGGGCGATGGCTGCGACGTCAGCCCGCCCCGCGCACCGCGACCGCGAGCCCGGGGGGCCCTCCCCCCGCCCCCTCCCCCACCACCGCCGCACCCTCCCCGCCGCCGCCCTCCTCGTACTCGGTGCCCTGACCACGACCGCGACCGGCTGTGGCGCCTCCGCGCCGGAGTCGCTTTTCGCGGACGGCAAGGTGTCTGTCGGCGCGAAGAACGACCAGCCCGGTACCGGCGTAGTCCGCACCTACAAGTTCTCCGGCTTCGACATCACCATCGCCAAGCAGCTCCTCAAAAAGGTCGGCGCCGAGCCGGACTTCGGGATCGTCCCGTCCGAGGACCGCAGCATCGTGCTGACCAAGAAGAGGAAGGACCTGGTCGTCGCGACGTTCTCGATCACCGTCGACCGGATGAAGACGCTGGACTTCGTGGGTCCGTACGCCTCCACCTACCAGGGCGTCATGGTCCGCCGGAACGACGACCGGATCCGCCAACCCCGCGACCTCTCCGGCAAGCACGTCTGCACCTGGCCCGGCACCACCTCCGCCACCACGCTCCAGGGTCCGGCGTATGACGGAATCGATGTCTACGAGGCCCCGGACGCCTCCACCTGCATCAAAGACCTCAAGGACACGGTGGCGGACGCCGTCTCCACCGACCAGATGATCCTTTACGGATTCACCCAGGAGAACCCCGATCTCAAGGTCGTCCCCCGCATCACCTTCGGCTCCGCCAACCACTACGGAGTCGCGATGAACAAGGGCCATCGAGCGGACTGTCTACGACTGCGCGACGCCCTGCGCGAGTACCTGGCCGACAACACCTGGAGCGACGACTTCTCGACATCGCTGCCGTCCATACCGAAGGTCAACGCCAACTGGGAGACCGACTACAAACCGCGCCTCGAAACGGTCGACGCGCTCTCGTGCCGGGACCGCCCCCAGACATGAAGTGGCCCGATATGAGGTGACGTGACGATGGATGTGAGGTGACGTGACGTTGGATGACGTGGCCCGCCCGACACGGCGCTGGCTGCACACGGCCTGGCCCGACGGTGTCCTCATCCGTGCCTGACCGGCCGGACAGTGCTCTCATCCGTACGGTGTCAGCTCCGCCTCCTCAGCCCTCGCAGTTCATATCGCGTGGCTGCCGACCGGCCGGCCTGCTGCATCGCGCGTTCCCGCGGATACCTCACGGGATTCCCCCGGCACACCGCAATTCTCCTCGGACATGCACCCCTCCCTCACTGTGTGTGATCGTGGCGTCTGATTGGCAGAGTAGCCTCCGGCCGCCGCCGCGCGTTCGAGATTTCCCCAGGCACAATGATTTGTATGACTTCCGTGTCCCGTGTGGTGGATAACGCCGATCCGGCCCCGGACCTGCGCAGGCGCTGGGCCGCCACGGTGGCTGAAGCCCGTGACTCCCGGGCCCTCGAAGGTGCCGCGCGACCGGACCCCACGCCGTACGCGGACAACCTCCTGGCGAGGTGGAGCGAGCCACAGCGGCGCTATCACACGGTCGCCCATCTGACCGCCGTCCTGGACCGCATCGATGAACTGGCCGACTACGCCGATGACTTGCCCGTCGTCCAGCTGGCGGCCTGGTTCCACGACGCGGTCTACCGCCCGGACCGCTCCGAGAACGAGGAGCGCAGCGCCGCACTCGCCGAACGCGCCCTGCCCGAGCTGGGCGTCGGTCCGGCCCGTACGGCGGAGGTCGCCCGTCTGGTGCGGCTCACGGTCACCCACGACCCGGCGCCCGACGACCGCGACGGCGATGTGCTCTGCGACGCCGACCTCGCCGTGCTCGCGGGGTCGCCCGACAGTTACGCGGCCTACGCCGCCGCGGTCCGCGAGGAGTACGCGTTCGTGCCCGACCCCGAATTCACCGTCGGCCGGTCCGCCGTACTACGCCAACTCCTCGCCCTGCCCCGCCTGTTCAGGACCCCCATGGGCTACGACCAGTGGGAGCACACCGCACGCCGCAACCTCGCCACCGAGCTGGACCTGTTGAGCGGCTGAACCTCCGGCCCGACCACAGCCCCGGCGCCCGCGACGGCATCGCCGGAGCCCCCAGGCACACACCCGGCATTCACCCCGCAATCACCTGGGCACGGCCACGCCCGAGCAATGTCACCCAGATCACCACTCCCACCGGGAATGTAAGGGCGTCCCGCCACTGTTGGTTGCTGTCATGCCAGCTCCTACCGAACGCACCCGCATGCCCATAGCCGTCTATATCCTCGGCCTGTCCGTCTTCGCGCTCGGTACGAGCGAGTTCATGCTCTCCGGCATTCTCCAACCTCTCGCCCGTGACCTGCAGGTTTCCATTCCGCAGGCCGGGCTGCTGGTCTCGGCGTTCGCGATCGGCATGGTGGTCGGCGCCCCCGTCCTGGCCGCGGCGACGCTGCGGCTGCCGCGCCGTACGACGCTGATCACGCTGCTCGCGATCTTCGGGCTCGGGCAGGTGGCCGGTGCGGTGGCGCCCTCGTACGGTGTGCTGTTCGTCTCCCGGGTGGTGAGTGCGCTGGCCTGCGCCGGATTCTGGGCGGTCGGTGCGGCGGTCGCCGTCTCGCTGGTGCCGGTGTCCGCGCGCGCCCGCGCCATGGCCGTCATGGTCGGCGGGCTGAGCATCGCGAACATCGCGGGTGTCCCGGCAGGCGCGCTGCTCGGGCAGCACGCGGGCTGGCGCGCGGCCTTCTGGGCGGTGGCCGCCCTGGCCGTGGTCGGCCTGATCGGGGTGATCACCCTGGTGCCGTTCACGGCCGTGCCGACCGGCGACGACCGGCCGCAGCTGCGCCGCGAACTGGCCATCTACAAGGACAAGCAGGTCTGGCTGGCGCTGACCGCCACCGCCATGAACGGCGCGGCGGTCTTCGCGCTCTTCTCCTACCTGTCGCCGCTGCTGACGGACACCGCGGGGCTCGCCGAGAGCTGGGTGCCGACGGTGCTCGCGCTCTTCGGTGTCGGCGCGCTGATCGGTACGTTCATCGGGGGCCGGTTCGCCGATGCGCACCTCTTCGGGACGCTGTTCGTGGGGATCTCGGCGTCCACCACCGTGTTGGCCGTGCTGGCGCTGACCGCGCACAGGCCGGTTGCCGCCATCGGGCTCTCGCTGATGCTCGGTGTCACGGCGTTCGCCACGGCTCCGGCGCTGAACGCCCGGATGTTCAACGTGGCCAACGCCGCGCCGACGCTGGCCGGCGCGACCACCACCGCTGCCTTCAACATCGGCAACACCCTCGGCCCGTGGCTGGGCGGCCTGGTCATCGGCGCGGGCTGGGGCTACGCATCGGTGGCATGGACCGGCGCCGCACTGGCGGCGGTCGCCGTCGCTACGACCGCTGTCGCGTTCCGGCTGCACCGTGCGACCCATCGTTCCCGGCTCGTCGCGTCATCGGCGGCCGTCGCGCATGCCCCGGAGGGCACGAAGCAGCACTGAGAGAGGCGGTGCACGGCGGGACACGCGGAGCTCTGACGGGCGGCGGGTTCTCGCGAAGTGCGACGTGGCCGTGTGCACCGCTCACACCCGGGCGCTGTTCACGTCCCCTTTGCCGATGTGCAGGCCGTCGCCGTCGGCCGTGGACGTGGTCAGTACACAGTGCGGGTTGGCACGAGGTTCTCGGCCTTGCGCTCGTGCGGTCCGGTGCAGAAACGCAGTGTGTCGTCCGAGCTCGGTGACCGGTTCCTTGGCTGACAAGGCTCTCCCCCTTTCGGTTCGGCACTGTCCGCTTTCGGTACGGTGCTGGTCCCGTGCGACACGGGCACTGTTCCCGTGCGGAACGGCGCACCGTCAAGGCCCATGGCGCTGGCGCGTCCTCGGTCCGACGGTGGCGACGCGCCGGTACGGCCCAGGGGCGAGAGGCGCCGCGCCGTTACGTCCGGGGCCCCTCGGGGTTACTCCGGGGCTCGGGGTTACTCCGGGGCTCGGGGTTACTCCGGGGCGCCGTGCGGTGCTTGGGGCGGCGCAGGCCGGCGGCCGTCAGCCGGCGCAGCAGTTCCTTGCTGCCGACCTCCACCGCTCCGGCGGCCACCGCATCGCCGTAGCGCTCAGCGGGCAGGTCGTAGTGGTCGCGTTCGAAGACTCTCCGGGGTGCGCCGACTGCGGCCGCGAAACGGTGCAGCTCGTCGAAGGAGTCGTCGCTGATCAGATGCGACCACAAACGGCCGTGGCCGGGCCAGGTGGGCGGATCGATATAGATCGTCACGTCAGCTTTCCACGGCGGTGCGGAGCTCGCCGACGGGAGCCACCGCCACCGCCGTCTTGGGGCAGACCCAGTGCGGGTCCGCTCCCAACTCCGGTTCCACGTCGAGCGCGTGGGGATCTCCGGACGCGGTGCACACGGGACACAGCGGCCAGCGGCCGTATCGCTCCAGGAGGGCGTCCTGGACGTCCTGGGCTATCAGCCCCGCGACGAAGGCCGCGCCTTCGGGCCACTGCTCCACCCACCACCGGCGGTGGACGACCGCGTCTTCGACGAGGGAGACGATGTCGGCGTCGGCGACGTCGTCCGCCATGAGGTCGGCGAGCACGAGGGCCCGTGCGGCATGCAGTGCCTGTTCCAGCTCCATGCGGTCCATTGTCGCGCGGATCGCGGACGCGGTCCGTCCGTTGTCCACAGGCTGGTCCGACCGTGCGACTTGTCCACAGGTCCTCACGCAGGGTGTTGACGCGGGACAGGCCTGAAATTACTTTTCAACTGTGAGTAACAGCGTGAAGGAAACTTTCAGCGACGTCTCCCTCGACACCCGACCCGCACCCGCGCCACCCGCGCCACCCGCGCCCGCCGCGCTGGCCGCCAAGGTCCGCACTCTCGCGCCGACGATGACCCGCTCCATGCAGCGGGTGGCCGAGGCCGTCGCGGGCGACCCCGCCGGCTGCGCCGCCCTCACTGTCACCGGCCTCGCGGAGCGCACCGGCACCAGCGAGGCCACCGTCGTACGGACCTCCCGTCTCCTCGGCTACCCGGGCTACCGCGATCTCCGCCTCGCGCTCGCCGCGCTCGCCGCGCAGCAGGCGGCCGGTGGCGCGCCCGCCGTGACCGCGGACATAGCGGTCGACGACTCCCTCGTCGACGTCGTCACGAAGCTCGCGCAGGAAGAGCAGCAGTGTCTCGCCGACACCGCGGCCGGGCTGGACGTCACCCAGCTGGAAGCGGCCGTCGGCGCGCTGTCCAGCGCCCGCCGCATCGATGTGTACGGCATAGGGGCCTCCAACCTCGTCGGCCAGGACCTCGCCCAGAAGCTGCTGCGCATCGGCCTGATCGCGCACGCACACTCCGACCCGCACCTCGCCATGACGAACGCCGTGCAGATGCGGACCGGCGATGTCGCCATCGCGATCACCCACTCCGGGCGGACCACGGACGTCATAGAGCCCCTCCGGGTCGCCTTCGACCACGGCGCCACGACCATCGCGATCACCGGCCGCCCGGACGGCGAGATCGCGTCGTACGCCGATCACATCCTGACCACCTCCACGGCTCGCGAAAGCGAGCTGCGGCCGGCCGCGATGTCGTCCAGGACGAGTCAGCTCCTCGTCGTGGACTGCCTGTTCATAGGTGTCGCGCAGCGTACGTACGAGACGGCGGCGCCCGCCCTGTCCGCCTCGTACGAGGCACTGGCGCACCGTCATTCCCCGCGCCCCCCTCGCTGACCAGGCTGCTGGCGCCCGTCCCACGTCCGCAGTCCTCCGTGTCACCGACACCGTACGGAACCGTACGAGCCCGAAGAGAGCCGTCACGCCATGACTTCCACCGCCGACCACGCCCACCTGCGGGCCCAGCTGGACACCCTCACCACCGAGGCGTTCCGGCCCGAGCTCGCCGATATCGACCGCCGCTCCACCCTGGAGATCGCCCGCACGATGAACGACGAGGACGCCACCGTCCCCGCCGCCGTCGCCCAGCAGCTCCCACGGATCGCCGCCGCCATCGACGCCACCGCCGCCCGGATGTCCCGCGGCGGCCGACTGATCTACGCGGGCGCCGGTACGGCGGGACGGCTCGGGGTGCTGGACGCCAGCGAGTGCCCGCCGACGTTCAACACCGACCCGTCCGAGGTGCTGGGGCTGATCGCGGGCGGCCCGTCCGCGCTGGTCACCGCCGTGGAGGGCGCCGAGGACAGCGCGGCACTCGCCGCCGAGGACCTGGCCTCCACCGGCCTGACCGAGCGGGACACCGTCGTCGGCGTCTCCGCCTCCGGTCGCACGCCGTACGCCATCGGGGCCGTCGAACACGCCCGCGCCCTGGGCGCGCTGACCATCGGCCTGTCCTGCAACGCCGGTTCGGCACTCGCCGCGGCCGCCGAGCACGGCATCGAGGTCGTCGTGGGCCCCGAGCTGCTGACCGGCTCCACCCGTCTGAAGGCCGGCACCGCCCAGAAGCTGGTGCTCAACATGCTCTCGACCATCACCATGATCCGGCTGGGCAAGACCTACGGAAACCTGATGGTCGACGTCCGCGCCTCCAACGACAAACTGCGCGCCCGCTCCCGCCGCATCGTCGCCCTCGCCACCGGAGCCACCGATCCGGAAATCGAGTCCGCCCTGGCCGCGACGGACGGCGAGGTGAAGAACGCCATCCTCACCCTCCTCGGCGGGGTCGACGGTCCCACCGCCGCCCGCCTCCTCGCCGACTCCCACGGCCACCTCCGCGCCGCCCTCCAGGCCGCGGCGAAGACCTGATCCGCCCCGACCCGCCGGCCTGGGGCCTGTCCGGTGGGTCGCGAGCCCGGCCATGACCCAGGACAGGCCCCAGTCATAGTCCGCACAGCTAAGGCACCGCACATGACCGAAGACAAGAATCGCGCCACCGCCGCCGCGGTCCTCCCCCTCGTCGGCGGCGCCGCCAACGTCACCTCCATCGCCCACTGCATGACCCGGCTCCGCCTCGGCATCCGGGACCGGTCCCTGGTGCAGGACGACGCCCTGAAGGCGCTGCCGGTCGTCATGGGCGTGGTCGAGGACGACACGTACCAGATCGTGCTGGGCCCCGGGACGGTCGCCCGGGTCACCCCCGAGTTCGAGCGCCTGGTCGCACAGGCCCGCGCCACCACCCCCGGGCCGCACACGGCAGCGGTCATGACCACGGGAACCGACCCGGACACGGCCACGAGAGAGGCCACGGGCACCGACCCGGACACGGCCACGAGAGAAGCCACAGGAACCGACACCGGCCCCGCCGCCGGACCGGCCGCCGCCGAGGCGCCCCCGACAACGACGACGACCACCGCCGACGACCTCGCCACCCAGGGATCCGCCCTGAAGGCCCGCCAGAGGGCCAGGAACGCCACACCGCTCAAGCTCTTCCTCCGACGCGTCGCCGGCATCTTCATCCCGCTGATCCCGGCCCTGATCGGCTGCGGCATCGTCTCCGGCATCAACGGCCTGCTGAGCAACCTCGGCTGGCTGCCCTCGGCCGTCCCGGCACTGGCCGCCATCGCCTCCGGCTTCATGTCGCTCATCGCCGTCTTCGTCGGCTACAACACCGCCAAGGAATTCGGCGGTACGCCCATCCTGGGCGGCGCGGTCGCCGCGATCATCGTCTTCCCGGGCGTCGCGGACATCAGCGCCTTCGGCCAGAAGCTCTCCCCCGGACAGGGCGGCGTCCTCGGCGCACTGGCCGCCGCGCTGCTCGCCGTCCAGGTGGAGAAGTGGTGCCGCAAGGCGGTTCCCGAGGCGCTGGACGTCCTGCTCACCCCCACCCTCACCGTCCTGATCACCGGCCTGGCCACCCTCTTCGGCCTGATGTTCACCGCGGGTGAGGTCGCCGCCGCCATCGGCACCTTCGCCGACTGGCTCCTCGCACACGGCGGAGCACTCGCCGGCTTCATCCTGGGCGGCCTCTTCCTCCCCCTCGTCATGCTGGGTCTCCACCAGGCCCTCATCCCCATCCACACCACCCTCATCGAACAGCAGGGATACACCGTCCTGCTCCCGATCCTCGCCATGGCCGGCGCGGGCCAGGTCGGCGCCGCCATCGCCGTCTACGTACGCCTCCCCCGCAACGGCTCGATCCGTACGACCATCAAGTCCGCCCTCCCCACCGGCTTCCTGGGCGTCGGTGAGCCACTGATCTACGGTGTCTCACTTCCCCTCGGCCGCCCGTTCATCACCGCCTGCATCGGCGGCGCCTTCGGCGGCGGCTTCGTCGGCCTGTTCAGCCAACTCGGCGACACCGTCGGCTCCACCGCCATCGGCCCCTCGGGCTGGGCCCTGTTCCCGCTGGTCAAGGGGAATCAGGGCTTCCTCACCACCCTCGTCGTCTACGCCCTCGGCCTGGCCGTCGGCTACCTCGCCGGCTTCCTCACCACCTACTTCTTCGGCTTCAGCAAGCAGCTGCTCACCGAACTCAACACCACACCAGAGCCCGCGAACCCCACCCCGGCACCCGCAATCTCCAACGCCAACGCCCGCCCCGACGACGCCCCCGACGCCACGCCCAGTCCCGGTGCGGACTCCGGCCAGGCCGAGCCGATCTCCACAGCCTGATGTCTCCTGTCGCCGCCTGACCACGGCCGCCGGGGCAGCCTCGGCCGCCGGCCGCAGGCCCTGCGGCCTGCGCGACGGCCCGTCAGGCGTACTTGCCCATCTCGCTGGCCTCCAGCCTCGCCTTCTCGTTGACGCCGATGACATAGCCATCGAGGTCGCGGAAGTAGAACATCCGCTGTCCCGTGTGATCGGTGCCGATGGGCTTGACGATCTCGGCGTGCTGGGCGATGCGGTCGTGGGTGCCGTCGAGGTCGTCCACGCTCAGGTAGAACATGCCGGCGAAGCCGATGGGGGTGTCCTTGAGGACGGGCAGCCAGGTCTTCAGATCCTCGTTGCGGTAGATCATGGCGCAGAACTCGCCCCCGTAGAGGAGCATGTGGATGTCATCGCCGGGGCGGGACATGCTGGAGTCCGCGTCGAAGCCGAGCTTCTTGTAGAAGGCGAGGCTGGCGGCGGTGTCCTGGACACTGATACAGGGCGCGAAAGGCATGGTTTTCTCCGGGGTTTGCACGGGGCGGTACGGGCGGTACGGGCGGTACTGGTTCTCAAGGATGTGGACAGGGGTCAGGCGGTCCAGGGGCGGCTGACGCAGAAGGGCTGACCCGAGGGATCCAGCAGGACCGTCCACTGCTCACCGCCGGGCTGGTGCTCGGGCTTGGTCGCACCGAGCTCCAGCAGCCGCCGCACGGCGGCCTCGATGTCGTCGAAGGCCAGGTCGAGATGGAAGGGGAGCTCGTCGGCCGGCCAGTTCGGCGGGGTGAAGTTCTTGGCGGTGTAGAAGACGTACGTCGTGGTCCAGTCGGGGTCGTTGACGATGAACGCGACGGGAACGCCGTGCTCGTCGGGGAACTCCTTAGTCACCTTCCAGCCCAGGGCCGCGGCGTAGAAGTCGGCGAGCACCCGGCCGTCATGGCCCCAGAAGGCATACGAGGAGACCTTGCCGACGGGCGGGCGGCCCGCGGTCGGAGAGTTCGTGGACGCGGAGTTTGTGTACGGGGTGGATGCGCTGGTCATGGGGAGGGTCACCGTTCCTTCTGCTGTGGCACGTACTGCGGCGCGCTCGTCGTTCCGCCCCCATACACGCACCTGTTCCCGAAGTGGTACATGAGTACTGTACTGAAACCTTGAAGGAGGTGCAATTAGGACATTGAGGGACCTATACCCGGACCGGGAAAGTGCAGGGACGCAAGGAGAATGGCGACATCCCACCCCGCTGCTACCTGCCCAGCCCCCGCGCCGCCCCTACGGCACCGCCGTACTATTCTGAATTCATCTCGTCACCGTCTGGAGTTCCCGCATGTCCGCTGACCAGCCGCCCGCCCGGCGCCGCCGCGATCCCGAGCGGCGGATCGCGGAGATCATCGCGGCCACCGAACGCGTCATCGCCGCCCGCGGCATCGAGGGCCTGACGCATCGCGCCGTCGCGGAGGAGGCCGGTGTCCCGCTCGGGGCGACGACGTATCACTTCGCGACGAAGGACGACCTCATCGCCGCAGCCCTGCAGCGCTCCGTCGACCGCTTCGCCGCCTACCTCGACGAATGGGTCGCCCAACGCCCCGCGCTCTCCCCCGACCAGCAGGCCGTACTGCTCACCGACGCCCTTCTGCCCGGGATGGGCCCCCAACGCGACCAGCAGGTCATGGAGTTCGAGCTGTACCTCGCCGCGCTGCGCCGTCCCACGCTGCGTCCGATCGCCGACCAGCACACCCAGCTGAGCATCCGCGCACTGTCCCACTACACCGACCCGGACACCGCCGCCGCGGCCGCGGCCGCGCTCAACGGCATCAGCCTGCGCGCCCTGGCCAACTCCACGCCACCCACCCGCACCGAGGTCGAGA includes:
- a CDS encoding Cmx/CmrA family chloramphenicol efflux MFS transporter, translating into MPAPTERTRMPIAVYILGLSVFALGTSEFMLSGILQPLARDLQVSIPQAGLLVSAFAIGMVVGAPVLAAATLRLPRRTTLITLLAIFGLGQVAGAVAPSYGVLFVSRVVSALACAGFWAVGAAVAVSLVPVSARARAMAVMVGGLSIANIAGVPAGALLGQHAGWRAAFWAVAALAVVGLIGVITLVPFTAVPTGDDRPQLRRELAIYKDKQVWLALTATAMNGAAVFALFSYLSPLLTDTAGLAESWVPTVLALFGVGALIGTFIGGRFADAHLFGTLFVGISASTTVLAVLALTAHRPVAAIGLSLMLGVTAFATAPALNARMFNVANAAPTLAGATTTAAFNIGNTLGPWLGGLVIGAGWGYASVAWTGAALAAVAVATTAVAFRLHRATHRSRLVASSAAVAHAPEGTKQH
- the murQ gene encoding N-acetylmuramic acid 6-phosphate etherase translates to MTSTADHAHLRAQLDTLTTEAFRPELADIDRRSTLEIARTMNDEDATVPAAVAQQLPRIAAAIDATAARMSRGGRLIYAGAGTAGRLGVLDASECPPTFNTDPSEVLGLIAGGPSALVTAVEGAEDSAALAAEDLASTGLTERDTVVGVSASGRTPYAIGAVEHARALGALTIGLSCNAGSALAAAAEHGIEVVVGPELLTGSTRLKAGTAQKLVLNMLSTITMIRLGKTYGNLMVDVRASNDKLRARSRRIVALATGATDPEIESALAATDGEVKNAILTLLGGVDGPTAARLLADSHGHLRAALQAAAKT
- a CDS encoding transporter substrate-binding domain-containing protein, translating into MAATSARPAHRDREPGGPSPRPLPHHRRTLPAAALLVLGALTTTATGCGASAPESLFADGKVSVGAKNDQPGTGVVRTYKFSGFDITIAKQLLKKVGAEPDFGIVPSEDRSIVLTKKRKDLVVATFSITVDRMKTLDFVGPYASTYQGVMVRRNDDRIRQPRDLSGKHVCTWPGTTSATTLQGPAYDGIDVYEAPDASTCIKDLKDTVADAVSTDQMILYGFTQENPDLKVVPRITFGSANHYGVAMNKGHRADCLRLRDALREYLADNTWSDDFSTSLPSIPKVNANWETDYKPRLETVDALSCRDRPQT
- a CDS encoding TetR/AcrR family transcriptional regulator, which encodes MSADQPPARRRRDPERRIAEIIAATERVIAARGIEGLTHRAVAEEAGVPLGATTYHFATKDDLIAAALQRSVDRFAAYLDEWVAQRPALSPDQQAVLLTDALLPGMGPQRDQQVMEFELYLAALRRPTLRPIADQHTQLSIRALSHYTDPDTAAAAAAALNGISLRALANSTPPTRTEVETILRRILTPNPVLPAPAGPQDDSTEPPTTAPVEHDA
- a CDS encoding DUF4031 domain-containing protein, which codes for MTIYIDPPTWPGHGRLWSHLISDDSFDELHRFAAAVGAPRRVFERDHYDLPAERYGDAVAAGAVEVGSKELLRRLTAAGLRRPKHRTAPRSNPEPRSNPEPRSNPEGPRT
- a CDS encoding VOC family protein, with the protein product MPFAPCISVQDTAASLAFYKKLGFDADSSMSRPGDDIHMLLYGGEFCAMIYRNEDLKTWLPVLKDTPIGFAGMFYLSVDDLDGTHDRIAQHAEIVKPIGTDHTGQRMFYFRDLDGYVIGVNEKARLEASEMGKYA
- a CDS encoding PTS transporter subunit EIIC encodes the protein MTEDKNRATAAAVLPLVGGAANVTSIAHCMTRLRLGIRDRSLVQDDALKALPVVMGVVEDDTYQIVLGPGTVARVTPEFERLVAQARATTPGPHTAAVMTTGTDPDTATREATGTDPDTATREATGTDTGPAAGPAAAEAPPTTTTTTADDLATQGSALKARQRARNATPLKLFLRRVAGIFIPLIPALIGCGIVSGINGLLSNLGWLPSAVPALAAIASGFMSLIAVFVGYNTAKEFGGTPILGGAVAAIIVFPGVADISAFGQKLSPGQGGVLGALAAALLAVQVEKWCRKAVPEALDVLLTPTLTVLITGLATLFGLMFTAGEVAAAIGTFADWLLAHGGALAGFILGGLFLPLVMLGLHQALIPIHTTLIEQQGYTVLLPILAMAGAGQVGAAIAVYVRLPRNGSIRTTIKSALPTGFLGVGEPLIYGVSLPLGRPFITACIGGAFGGGFVGLFSQLGDTVGSTAIGPSGWALFPLVKGNQGFLTTLVVYALGLAVGYLAGFLTTYFFGFSKQLLTELNTTPEPANPTPAPAISNANARPDDAPDATPSPGADSGQAEPISTA
- a CDS encoding HD domain-containing protein, which encodes MTSVSRVVDNADPAPDLRRRWAATVAEARDSRALEGAARPDPTPYADNLLARWSEPQRRYHTVAHLTAVLDRIDELADYADDLPVVQLAAWFHDAVYRPDRSENEERSAALAERALPELGVGPARTAEVARLVRLTVTHDPAPDDRDGDVLCDADLAVLAGSPDSYAAYAAAVREEYAFVPDPEFTVGRSAVLRQLLALPRLFRTPMGYDQWEHTARRNLATELDLLSG
- a CDS encoding VOC family protein, producing the protein MTSASTPYTNSASTNSPTAGRPPVGKVSSYAFWGHDGRVLADFYAAALGWKVTKEFPDEHGVPVAFIVNDPDWTTTYVFYTAKNFTPPNWPADELPFHLDLAFDDIEAAVRRLLELGATKPEHQPGGEQWTVLLDPSGQPFCVSRPWTA
- a CDS encoding MurR/RpiR family transcriptional regulator, with product MSNSVKETFSDVSLDTRPAPAPPAPPAPAALAAKVRTLAPTMTRSMQRVAEAVAGDPAGCAALTVTGLAERTGTSEATVVRTSRLLGYPGYRDLRLALAALAAQQAAGGAPAVTADIAVDDSLVDVVTKLAQEEQQCLADTAAGLDVTQLEAAVGALSSARRIDVYGIGASNLVGQDLAQKLLRIGLIAHAHSDPHLAMTNAVQMRTGDVAIAITHSGRTTDVIEPLRVAFDHGATTIAITGRPDGEIASYADHILTTSTARESELRPAAMSSRTSQLLVVDCLFIGVAQRTYETAAPALSASYEALAHRHSPRPPR